In Arthrobacter sp. MN05-02, one genomic interval encodes:
- a CDS encoding MerR family transcriptional regulator, with translation MDYPITTVARLAGTTSRTLRHYGDVGLLEPSRVGANGYRYYDADTLVRLQRILLLRSLGLPLPAIRDVLDDRSADAPAAALRRHLDHLRGEQQRLDRQITAVLTTVEALEQGEEPMAEQMFNGFDHTQYRDEVEQRWGRDAYEQGDSWWRGKSDDEKAAFGDDVAALDAGWTDAAARGVSPAGDEAQALARRHFAWLSGVPGLPTGEDGSLSAEYIRGLGDLYVSDPRFAANYGGPRGAELVRAALGEWLSRQS, from the coding sequence GTGGACTATCCGATCACGACCGTCGCGCGCCTGGCGGGGACGACGAGCAGGACCCTGCGCCACTACGGCGACGTCGGGCTGCTCGAACCCTCCCGCGTGGGAGCCAACGGCTATCGGTACTACGACGCGGACACCCTCGTGCGGCTCCAGCGCATCCTGCTGCTGCGGTCCCTGGGGCTGCCGCTGCCGGCCATCCGCGACGTGCTCGACGACAGATCCGCGGATGCCCCGGCAGCTGCCCTGCGCCGCCACCTCGACCACCTCCGCGGCGAGCAACAGCGGCTCGACCGGCAGATCACCGCGGTCCTCACCACGGTGGAGGCCCTCGAACAGGGAGAAGAACCCATGGCGGAGCAGATGTTCAACGGATTCGACCACACGCAGTACAGGGACGAGGTCGAGCAGCGATGGGGGCGCGACGCGTACGAGCAGGGTGATTCCTGGTGGCGCGGGAAGAGCGACGACGAGAAGGCTGCGTTCGGTGACGACGTCGCGGCACTCGATGCGGGATGGACCGATGCCGCCGCGCGGGGTGTGTCCCCGGCCGGCGACGAGGCACAGGCCCTCGCCCGACGCCACTTCGCCTGGCTCTCCGGCGTGCCCGGCCTGCCGACCGGGGAGGACGGGTCCCTGTCGGCGGAGTACATCCGGGGGCTGGGGGACCTGTACGTGTCCGATCCGCGCTTCGCCGCCAACTACGGCGGCCCCCGCGGGGCTGAACTCGTACGGGCAGCGCTCGGTGAGTGGCTCTCCCGGCAGTCCTGA